A segment of the Odoribacter splanchnicus DSM 20712 genome:
AACCGTACCGACCGGTACAGCATAAAAAGTGACCGAAGCATTCCCCAAACTAAAAGTAGTAACCGGATAAACGACAGCAAAAATAATCAGAGACACGAGAATCAATCCATACACGATATAAGAAGCCACCGGGATCGTATAAGCAACCTCTTCGCCACTTTCGGTACGGCGATTCCGCCAATATTCGTCGGCCCGATACATCGGGGAAAGGGTCGGATTGCGTTTCACCCGGGCCGCATAGATCAACACACAGGCAACTAAAATCACGGTGAGCAAAAACCAGCAAAACAAGCGGTATTCAAAACCGGAAAACAAAGGTAAACCGGAAAGTCCCTGAGCGATACCGATGGTAAACGGATTCAGGATCGCTCCGGCAAATCCCACGTGGGCCGCAACATAGACCATACACAATCCGGTAATCGAATCATACCCCATCGAAATAGCCAAAGGTACAATGATAATCACAAAAGCCAGCGTTTCTTCGCTCATACCGAAAACAGCCCCGAACATACTGAACAAGAAGATAATCATAGCGATCACCAGATTGTTCACCCCGATCCGCTTCATAAAACGATGCCGTTCCAATCCCTGCGTAAAACGCAAAAAAGAAAAAATCCCGACATCGATCGCCCGGCTATTGTTCATAATCTGAAAAGCCCCGCCGATAATCAGTAAAAAGGCTATGATTCCGGCCTGCTTCTCAAATCCTTGCAACAAAGCGGAAAATACCTGCCAGGTCTGTGGAACCGATTCCACCGCATGATAAGAATTATCGACAATCACCGACCGGGTCGTTCCGTTGACCTCGACGGTATGGCGACTATACTCTCCCGCCGGAATAATCCAGGACAAGACGGCACAAAGCAGAATAATCGAAAAAATAATCGTATAAGTATGAGGAATCTTTTTCAGCATAGCACATTAAATAATTAAACTTTTACGACACGCATACGGTGAGGGAACAAAGGTATATATATTTTTTTATTGATCTATGTTTTATTCTACACATCGCGGGAAAAATCGGTTAGACGATTAACAATCCGGGGAACAGTTTTTGTCGTACAACAAATTATTGCGAAATTTGCAATTCCAGAGACATCCTGGGCATAGGCACTTTCGTCCGACAAAAAACGAGTTAGAAATGTATACAGCAATCAGAAAAATCATTGAAGCAGCCTGGGAGAACCGGGAATTATTGAAGAAAGAAGAGACCCGGTCGGCTATCGATCAGGTAATCGGGTTACTGGACAAAGGGAAATTGCGCACGGCTACTCCAACCGACGAAGGTTGGCAAGTGAACGAATGGGTAAAAAAAGCGGTTATCTTATATTTTCCAACCCAACCCATGTCGACCATGACCACGGGACCATTCGAGTATCACGATAAGATCCGGCTCAAACAAGATTATGCAGAATTAGGAGTACGGGTAGTTCCTCCGGCTGCCGCCCGCTATGGAGCCTATGTCGCCCCGGGAGTGGTGATGATGCCTTCCTATGTCAATATCGGTGCTTATGTCGATTCGGGAACGATGGTAGACACCTGGGCGACTGTCGGTTCGTGTGCCCAGATCGGGAAAAATGTACATCTCAGCGGAGGAGTCGGAATCGGAGGAGTATTGGAACCGGTACAAGCTGCACCGGTCATTATCGAGGACAACTGCTTCATCGGTTCGCGTTGTATTATTGTGGAAGGTGCCCATCTGGAAGAAGAAGTCGTGCTGGGTGCGAATACGGTAATCACCGCCTCGACCAGGATCATCGACGTCACGGGAAATGAACCGATAGAATACCAGGGTTATGTGCCGGCCCGGTCCGTCGTGATCCCCGGTTCCCGAAAAAAACAATTTCCTGCCGGCGAATACGAAGTGCCTTGTGCGCTGATCATCGGAAAAAGAAAAGCATCTACCGACCTGAAAACCTCGTTGAACAGTGCATTACGGGAATTCGACGTGCCGGTATAAGAGATATAAAACAGATTCAGATTATTAAGATTAGAAATATATGGAGAAAATTAAAGCAGCCGTTATCGGATACGGCAATATCGGGAGATATGTAATAGAAGCTCTTCAAGTTGCTCCCGATTTCGAGATCGTGGGTGTTGTGCGCCGGAATGCCGCCGATGTACCGGCAGAATTGGACAAATACAAAGTAGTAAGCCATCTGCAGGATTTGGAAGGGGTTCAGGTAGCTATTTTATGTAACCCGACCCGCAGCGTGGAACACTATGCAACCGAAGCCCTCCGGCTAGGTATCAATACGGTAGACAGTTTCGACATACACACTCAAACCGTCGATTTACACCGCACTTTGGGAGAAGTGGCCCGCAAACACCATGCAGTGTCCATTATGTCGGCCGGCTGGGACCCGGGGACGGATTCCGTAATACGCGCATTATTGGAAGCCTGTGCACCCAAGGGGTTGACTTATACCAACTTCGGTCCGGGCATGAGTATGGGACATACAGTAGCCGTTAAAGCAATCGAAGGAGTAAAGGCCGCCCTGTCTATGACTATCCCCACGGGAACCGGGATTCATCGCAGAATGGTATATATCGAACTTCAGGAAGGATATCCCTTCGGTGAAGTTGCACAAAAGATCAAAAACGATCCCTATTTCGCCCATGACGAAACCCACGTGATGCAGGTGGAAAACGTAGACACATTGCTCGACATGGGGCACGGCGTGAACCTCACCCGGAAAGGGGTATCCGGTAAAACGCAAAACCAGTTGTTTGAATTCAACATGCACATCAACAACCCGGCCCTGACGGCACAAATCATGGTATCGGCCGCCCGTGCCACCATACGCCAGCAACCGGGCTGCTACTCTCTCATCGAAATTCCAATGATCGATATGCTTTACGGCGACCGGGAAGAACTTATCAGGCATCTAGTATAAAAAGATGCCTGATACCTTTCCCCGGAATATTTGGCAATGAATCGGAATCTAAATCCGCAAAGACAATCAAGGCAGATGCTCGAGTCTGCTTTTCAGCAGGTCACCCGATGAAGGACGGGCTGTTTTATAATCCAGCAATGTCCCGTCTTTTCCATAGAGCAGGAAATGGGGAATGCCTTTGACATTCATCATATCGGCGAAAGCCTCGTCGCGGACGAGCCATTGATTTCCGTGCATATGGAGCTGTTCCATTTGCTTTTCCCAGTTTTCGCGTTTGGTATCCAAAGAAATGCTGACAAATACAATGTCCCGACGGTTCAAATCCTTTTCCAATTTCTGGAGGTGGGGGACTTCCGCCACACAGGGAGCGCACCACGATGCCCAAAGATCAATGTAGATATATTTGCCGGCAAATTCAGTGAGACGATGCTCCTGACCGTTCTTATCTTCAAATACAGCGTCGGGCAAGGGAGCACCGGGAGAGGCATAACGTTTGTCGCGAAATTTCCGGATAAGTTGTTCCTTATCGGGTCGGTCACTGCAAAGTTTGTCGAGGCGTGCCAGATGCTCCCCGGAATAAGGATGCCGGCGGATGTAGTCTTCGATGATTCTCCGGGTGATGTTTTCCCGGATGGAAGAAATGCGGAACCGCTCTTGCAGGAGACGGATTTGGTCTTCGGGTTCCGGGGCGTTTTGTTGCAAGTATTCGCTGATATAGAGGTCACTGCCGTATAACAGTTTCCAATAAGGCACATCCAGGGCCTGGGAGATGACAGGCAAAGCGGAGGCGAGCGCTGCAGGTATGCTGTCGCGGAACAATCCGTGGGCAAGATTCAGACATTCGATGTTTGCCCAGGCGGAAAGGTAACCGGCAGTCGTTGAATCGAGCCGCTCCCGTTCGGTAATACGTTGGACTTCGCATGGAAACCGGGCGAGGCGGGAAGCGAGTTCCGTTCCGGCAGGCGGATTGCTCCAAAGGGTTCGGCTTTGGTTGAGCGACCATTCCCGGAAGGCCTGCAATGCCCGGTTGTCCGGATCTGTAGCACCGATGGACGTCTGGCCGCCGGTAAGATGGAAATCAAGGTCTACGGAGGCATTGGCTTGCAGGGCGACAGGAGTCACGAATTGCCAGCGCTCTTCCCCGGTGACAGCTACGCCGAAGAGATTACAAAAAACCACCTCCCGAAAAGGAATAGTTGTGGAAAAATACCCGGCACTATCCACCTTAACATAGAGTAGTGTGTCCTCCATCTGAATACCGAGCATATCGACAACGGTATTGCTGTCCATATAGAGAGTGCCGCAAAGAGTATACTCCTGTTTGTTCCGACAAGCAAAACAAAGCAGGATGAAGAGATAAATGAATGTCTTTTTCATGGATATTGTTTCAAAAAGAGGAGAACGCGCCGAAAGACTTTTCCTCTCAAGGCACATTCTCCAGTTCGCAATAAGAAAATAATTACCGGGGTTTATAAACTACTTTCAAGGGCTTGTATGCCACGTTCAAATAGGGAGAATCTCCTTCGTTTTTACCGGTGTTGCAATTCAACAGATAAAACGAACCGTTCAAACCACTTGCCTGAGGTTGATAGACGCCAACATAAAGCTGCTGGTTATCCGGACTGACGGCAAGACTGGTAATTTCAGCCCCTTCCAAGTCATCCAACGTGCGCCAAGGTTCGGTCGGGAACGAAGTGGCGGTATTGTAATACCAACGATAGATTTTATTGCCGGAAGCATAAAACAAACATTGGTAGGTCGTGTTGGAAACATAAGGGCTTTCCGAAGTGAGTGCCGGAGTACCGTTAATGACCACTTGATTATCGGATAGTCCGAAACTTTGTTGGGTGTAATCGCTATTCCATATTGTCCAGGTATATGCAATAGAGGTTTTCATAAAGACACCGTCTTTGCAAGTAATCATGGTAAAATAATTTCCATCCCGCTCATAAAGCGCTATCGGAGAATGACCTCTGAAATCCAATCCTTGGTCGGCAGCCGAATATTCATAGTAATAATTGTAGAAATCGACAATAGTCTCTTTTTCCATATCCCAAAAGATAATCGCATCCTGATAACCTAACCCTTTTGCCAAAACCACATTTTTATCGTAGGTAGACGCCATTTGCCGGCCATAATTTACAATCAATCCTTCCAATGTGGCCATTTTATATATTTTACGGCTTTCCGATATAACAGGCGACGCCGCACCCGTTCCATCCACGACAAGCAATCGCTCCGGAATGAAATCCGGATTGCCGTCGGTAATGATATTCTCCACGTTCAGCATTTTACTGTTCAAGGCATATACGGAAGGCTTATCCTTAAAACTGATAAAAAGTTGTTTGTCCCGTTGTCTGAAGTCGGTGGGCTGGCGTGGAAATTCCACGCCCGGATTATTCACCGCCAAGCAATTGGTCGTGAAAAAACGCTTTTTCCCTTCGGCAATTTCCCTGTCGCTCAATTCCCGCATAATGGAAAGCAAAGGTTCACCTTCGGAGTTGTCACTCAGGATAGCGATACCTTTTTCGTAGGCGGAATTGATGTTCAGGGTAAATTCGTAAAAACTGCTGCCGTGCTCGTTGCTGATTTTCAACCGTGCCGGGAACGCCCCCAATTCATTACCCGTAAAACGAAGTGCGGAGGAGTCGGAATAAAATTTGTAATTCACCTCCCATTCATACGTAAGGGGCAATTGCCGTTCGCTTTGGCTGACCAACCCTTCAGTAGGAATAAGCAATTCCTCGTTTTGGTCGATGTTGTAGACTTTCTGCATTTTCAGCGTGTCGATACTGATTTCTGAAATGCGCACCGTATCCACAGTCGTTTCATCTTCGAAACAGCCGGCAAACAACGGCAAGCAAAGGATAAAGAACAGATATTTCAATGTTTTCATGATATTTTTCTTTTTCGGTTATTATACATTGGGCTTCGGAAAGGTGGTCACACCCAATTCCGGATGTGCCTGAAAGTATTCATACATAGGGCCGCATACGTATTTCTGAAGAGCATAGTTAAAATCCCAGTCCCAACCTCCGAAATCCTGTTCTCCCCAACCGGTATTGTATTTTTGATCCAAATTCTCTCCGTATCTTTCCACCAGCGCTCTATAGGTTGCCGGCAACGTCTCTTCCAACCGGTGGAAAAAATCCATGAAAGTGACATACACCACCGGATTCCAGGGCCCCATATTACTTTCCGACCAGCCAAAACTTCCGTTCCACGTCGTCCAGTTCGGTTTGCTGACAACATTATTGAAAGTGATGATGGCTTCGCAACTGATTTCTTTCTCGGTTTGTGCCGTGGGATTGAAATAATCGTTCGGCAACAGGCGGAACGCTACCGTCCATTCGGTGTCTCCGAGGGCAGAGCGTTTGAGGGTAACAGGCACTACGGCATTAACGGAATCTTTCTCCAGGGTGAGTTGTTCCGGCACCGTATAATGCAAAGGCGATTCGGCATTGGTGCGTTTATCTACTACCTCGATTTTAAAGTTACGGGCCACCTCTTTCACAGATGCCCCGATAATGCGTACCGGAAGCTCAACCACATGCTCTGTGGTACTCAACGGAGTCACACCGAAAGAGTAGTTAACGGAGTCCTGGGTGAAATAGATGTCGATAACCGAGTCATCGAAAGTCGGATAATCCGTTTCATGGCAAGAGGCTATACACAAGCCGATGAATAGAAATAATATCGTATGTTTCATGGTTTTCTGTTTTATTGTTTAACATCATAGACTTCGTTTCGATAGTTGAATTCCTCCTCGGGGACAGGTACCGTATAGATACTATTGGCGGCCGGGAGAATCTCGCCCGTGATAGCCTGAATGTCGAGGTTAAGACGCTTCATATTGAAAAAAGTCTGTCCTTCACCGACAAATTCCTTGTAGCGTTCTTGTGTGATTTTTTCTATGGTCAGCGATTCGGCGGGTATGCGGTCATCCAATGCCACAAGCCCGCGGCTTTCCAATACGGCATTAAAATAATCGGCGGCTTTCGGATCATTTTTGCGCAAGAGACATTCGGCAGCGATGTAATACATCTCCGGCAACCGGATCAGGTTAACACCCGGAATCTGTCCAGCCGGACGATTATTGCCGGTACTCAGTTGATAAGGGTCTGTCAGTTTGACAAACCGGAGGTTATTGCTGATGGTCTGGAACCAGGCCGCCCAACGATAATCGTTTTCTCCGCCTCCCTGCTGATACACGGTGGCGATACCGTTCCACGGGTTGAGACTTTTGAAAGAAACAGCGTCATACAAATCTTCTTTCGTACGGGTGTAAAAACTCTCTTTGGCATACAACCCGAAAATGGTTTCTTTTTGCGAAAGGGCACCGATAACATCCCCTGCGATTTCAGTTTTTTCCACTAATTCCAAACCGCCTTCACGGATGACTTTATCGGCATAATAGAAAGCACTGTCGATATTCCCCTGAGTGAGGTATACACGGGCCAGCGTGGCACGCGCTGCCTGAAGATTAAAGTGGATGGACTGGTCCAGAAAGAAACCGTCTTCCGGGGAAGCCGCCTCATAAAGTTTTTCGTTGTCCAACAATTTCTCAGCCGCACGCAGGTCTGCAATAATGCGCTCGTACACTTTTGTTTTGGGCAGTATATCCGACGGTTTCAGAGAGAATGCCGTATTATAAACGATACCGCGGGTCTTGGCGTCGGTTG
Coding sequences within it:
- a CDS encoding diaminopimelate dehydrogenase — its product is MEKIKAAVIGYGNIGRYVIEALQVAPDFEIVGVVRRNAADVPAELDKYKVVSHLQDLEGVQVAILCNPTRSVEHYATEALRLGINTVDSFDIHTQTVDLHRTLGEVARKHHAVSIMSAGWDPGTDSVIRALLEACAPKGLTYTNFGPGMSMGHTVAVKAIEGVKAALSMTIPTGTGIHRRMVYIELQEGYPFGEVAQKIKNDPYFAHDETHVMQVENVDTLLDMGHGVNLTRKGVSGKTQNQLFEFNMHINNPALTAQIMVSAARATIRQQPGCYSLIEIPMIDMLYGDREELIRHLV
- a CDS encoding 2,3,4,5-tetrahydropyridine-2,6-dicarboxylate N-succinyltransferase codes for the protein MYTAIRKIIEAAWENRELLKKEETRSAIDQVIGLLDKGKLRTATPTDEGWQVNEWVKKAVILYFPTQPMSTMTTGPFEYHDKIRLKQDYAELGVRVVPPAAARYGAYVAPGVVMMPSYVNIGAYVDSGTMVDTWATVGSCAQIGKNVHLSGGVGIGGVLEPVQAAPVIIEDNCFIGSRCIIVEGAHLEEEVVLGANTVITASTRIIDVTGNEPIEYQGYVPARSVVIPGSRKKQFPAGEYEVPCALIIGKRKASTDLKTSLNSALREFDVPV
- a CDS encoding RagB/SusD family nutrient uptake outer membrane protein is translated as MKLNIKNMICGLGLMVLATSCDNFLDVHPKGEIVGKDLLSERKGFENALYGVYASMRNDKAYGAYMTYYVMDVLAQYFNCPGNSDITDLSAFKYKENPEVTKVFSDIWSTMYQNISYANNILVNLENQSPETLEFYDIYKGEALGLRAYMHFDLLRLYADQATDAKTRGIVYNTAFSLKPSDILPKTKVYERIIADLRAAEKLLDNEKLYEAASPEDGFFLDQSIHFNLQAARATLARVYLTQGNIDSAFYYADKVIREGGLELVEKTEIAGDVIGALSQKETIFGLYAKESFYTRTKEDLYDAVSFKSLNPWNGIATVYQQGGGENDYRWAAWFQTISNNLRFVKLTDPYQLSTGNNRPAGQIPGVNLIRLPEMYYIAAECLLRKNDPKAADYFNAVLESRGLVALDDRIPAESLTIEKITQERYKEFVGEGQTFFNMKRLNLDIQAITGEILPAANSIYTVPVPEEEFNYRNEVYDVKQ
- a CDS encoding DUF4843 domain-containing protein; translated protein: MKHTILFLFIGLCIASCHETDYPTFDDSVIDIYFTQDSVNYSFGVTPLSTTEHVVELPVRIIGASVKEVARNFKIEVVDKRTNAESPLHYTVPEQLTLEKDSVNAVVPVTLKRSALGDTEWTVAFRLLPNDYFNPTAQTEKEISCEAIITFNNVVSKPNWTTWNGSFGWSESNMGPWNPVVYVTFMDFFHRLEETLPATYRALVERYGENLDQKYNTGWGEQDFGGWDWDFNYALQKYVCGPMYEYFQAHPELGVTTFPKPNV
- a CDS encoding TlpA family protein disulfide reductase; this encodes MKKTFIYLFILLCFACRNKQEYTLCGTLYMDSNTVVDMLGIQMEDTLLYVKVDSAGYFSTTIPFREVVFCNLFGVAVTGEERWQFVTPVALQANASVDLDFHLTGGQTSIGATDPDNRALQAFREWSLNQSRTLWSNPPAGTELASRLARFPCEVQRITERERLDSTTAGYLSAWANIECLNLAHGLFRDSIPAALASALPVISQALDVPYWKLLYGSDLYISEYLQQNAPEPEDQIRLLQERFRISSIRENITRRIIEDYIRRHPYSGEHLARLDKLCSDRPDKEQLIRKFRDKRYASPGAPLPDAVFEDKNGQEHRLTEFAGKYIYIDLWASWCAPCVAEVPHLQKLEKDLNRRDIVFVSISLDTKRENWEKQMEQLHMHGNQWLVRDEAFADMMNVKGIPHFLLYGKDGTLLDYKTARPSSGDLLKSRLEHLP
- a CDS encoding YfcC family protein gives rise to the protein MLKKIPHTYTIIFSIILLCAVLSWIIPAGEYSRHTVEVNGTTRSVIVDNSYHAVESVPQTWQVFSALLQGFEKQAGIIAFLLIIGGAFQIMNNSRAIDVGIFSFLRFTQGLERHRFMKRIGVNNLVIAMIIFLFSMFGAVFGMSEETLAFVIIIVPLAISMGYDSITGLCMVYVAAHVGFAGAILNPFTIGIAQGLSGLPLFSGFEYRLFCWFLLTVILVACVLIYAARVKRNPTLSPMYRADEYWRNRRTESGEEVAYTIPVASYIVYGLILVSLIIFAVVYPVTTFSLGNASVTFYAVPVGTVLFALFGWLGLRKSFHFFILSILAFTVIFLVIGVMGHGWYLPEISAIFLAMGVLTGYAAGKDTDSIIKLFLEGAKDILSAAIVVGLAGGIIQILQDGRIIDPILHALASLMNEAGRVASVGAMYVIQTLINIIIPSGSAKAALTMPIMAPFSDVIGISRQATVMAFQFGDGFTNMITPTSAVLIGALGIARIPYEVWVKWFAKILLLFVVLGFLLLIPTVVMQLPGF